In Planktothrix tepida PCC 9214, the genomic window CTCGGTGAGCGGTTACAGTAATTAAACTTTGAGTTTGGTTTCCCTGACCGAGAACAGCATCCAGCTTAAGAGAGACTTTTTCTGGCCGCTTGGCACCTTTCCAATAAAACCACCCCGCCAGGGGCGAAAGCAACACCAGTCCCCAAAACAGTTCGCCAAGGTTGGGAATAGCCATCGATAGAACTAATCCTAAACATAACAGCCCAACGGCCGTTAATAGGGTTAAGAAGATGGCTAGAAACCAACTGGGACGAACTAACCCCTCAAAGGTGATTTGATTGTCTTCCCGATTTAATTTCGTCACACGATAAGCTCGTGCTGCGAAATACTGTTGAATTTGCGTAAGCAAAGAGTCTGCTTCTTGTTCAGCCATTAGCTTTTCCTGCTGTGTTCGATCTTTGGTCGAAGCCCGCACAAAGAAGAATAAGCCAATCGCCAGTAACAAGGTCAACACAAACGTGGAAGGAATTACGGGAATCATCATAGATTAAATTAGTCTAGTTTTAAACGGTCACTCGTCGATGTGTAGTTTACACAAATTTATCTCGACGAGTTGTATATTCATGCCAAAGTCGGGCTAACTCTTGCGCCTGGGTTTTGTATTCAGGTATGATTTGGTACATCCTACGAGGGCGACCTCTACCTTCTACCTTCTGCCAATATCCCGTAATCGTTCCTTGTTTTTCTAGGAACTTCAAGGCACTATAGAGAACCGTATCCGATAATCGATAAGCAGAATACTCTTGTTCTAGTCGTTCAATGAGTTCGGTTCCATAGGAGTCCCCTCGCAGAAAGACAGATAAGATGTAGCAAACCGCCAGTTCTTTATTGAGATAGATAGGCGGGGGTTCTTGGAAAAATTGATAGATCTCTTCAAAGGTCATAAGATTCTCCCGCTTACTCTGAAGCATGATTGATTCACCTAAATTTTAGATAAGGATGAAAATTTTTGACTTCTAGCCTGACTCTATTTATATAATTTATCGCGCCGTGATTCGGGATTTAGTCAATGTGGTCACTATTTTTAGGGATATTGGAGAAAATCAATCACGGTTATTCCCTATAGGTTAACTAAAAACGACAGGTTAAGGTGGTTTTAACGGGACAGGCTCGTTCTGTCAAGGGATTCCCTCTAAGGTCTAATCCGGTTAGGTTGGTCAAGCTTTGCAATGGACGACTATCGGAAACTTTAGTATTATACAAATCTAACGTGATTAATTGAGTTAACGATTGCAAGGGTGCAAGATTTGAAACCGAGGTATTAAACAAGCTGAGGATTTTGAGGTTGGTCAATGCTTGTAAGGGGGTTAAATCGGAAATGGGATTATTTCCAATGTAAAGTTCGGTTAGATTGGTCAGGGTTGCTAAAGGACGCAGATCGGAAATTTGATTATCAAATAAAGTTAATTGGTTGAGATCGGTTAAAGAAGCCAGGGGCGTTAAATCTGCAATTTGATTGTTAAAAAGTAGCAGTTGTTTTAGATGAGTTAAAGAGCTAAGGGGAGTTAAATCAGCAATTTGATTATCATAAAGGGCTAAATAGCTGAGTTTCGTTAAGGGGTGTAGCGGTGTAATATCAGAAATTTGGTTTCCCTGTAAGGATAATTTTTTTAAGGTTACTAAAGATTGCAACGGCGTAATATCTTGAATTTGATTATCAAATAATACTAAACTTTTTAATCGGGTCAAATTTTTAAGCGAGGTTAAATCCGTAATTTTATTCGTATCTAAAATTAAGGTTTCTAGCGCTATTAAGGAAGAAAGAGGGGTCAAATCATGAATTTGATTGACATCTAGTGCTAAGACTTTTAAATTTTTGAGATTAGCCAATGGCGTTAAATCAGAGATTTGATTTCCACTTAAATACAAAAATTGTAGTTGAGAAAAAGAACTTAAGAGGCTTAAATCTTTGATTTGATACCCACTCAAATTTAATTGAATCAGTTGAGATAGAATTTTATTTGCTATTTTACAGTCTTTGGTTTGAGAAATTTCTAATAATAAATCTAGTGTTTTTTGTGTTTCTAAGTTTAAATTATTTTGATTTAAACAAATCGTTTCAAAATTATTTAAAGGTTGTACAGCATTCTCTGAAGCTAAAGCAGGATTTAGGGGTAATAAAAATATTAAAAAATTGAGTGCTATTTTATAGGGATTTATGTTAATAAATTTTATCATGATTTTAATAAAATTTTTGTTTTCAAAAAAACACAATAAAATCAACACTTTATCTTAGAGTTAAACCTTAATCCTCAACCTTAATAATTTGATAACACTCTTCAACAGAAGCCCGATTTTTCATGGCTTCTACCAAGCGATAATAGGTCGTTTCGTGATTTTGAATTAAGGTTTTAGCTTGTAAAATAGCCCAACGTTCTTTAACTTTGGCTTCACTCATCGGACGGTTTAACTGAGTCCAAATTGCGGTAATTTTTTCTCGGTCTTCCTGTCCTCCCTCCGCCTTTTGAAATACTAACGTTTCTGCGGCGATTCCCGCCATCCAAACCGTACAATAACGATCTAAAACCCGTGATGAAAGTTGACCTTGCTGCAATTGTTCCCATAACCGTTGATCAGCAAACTGCACCCCGCCTTGAGCCTTTAATCCCTGTTTGAAAGCTTCCCAACCATTTAACGCATATCCCTGAATGGGAATTTCCATCAAATAGGCGACTAAAAAATGTCCGGCTTCATGGTGTAAAATTCGTTCCCGAGTGGAAGCCGAAGTTCCCGCTAACCAATCTACTAATAAATTAGCACCTTGACCTTGAAATTGAAAAACATCTAATGTCGCAACCCCTAATAAAAAACAAGTTACACTCGCCGGAATAAAAGGCGAAATATTGAAAACCGGACTCAATAACGCCGATAGGGTTATGCAGAAAACACTAATTGCAATCAAGTTTAAACTGGTCGTTCTCATCAGCTTTTCTTCAGCTTTCTGGCTTTATAAAACGTTTCCAAACTCTGGCGATCTCCGACAAACCGCCAATGCCAAGGTTCATAACTCACCCCTTGGGGATTATCTTTAGGAAAGGATAACTCAAAACTATAAAAAGCGGCATTATCTTTTAACCATTGAAAAGCTTGAGTTTGTTCAAAACTGACATTTAAGTTCGTTGAGGGCATATTTCCATCGCCAATATCAATGGCATAACCCGTATGATGTTCACTATATCCCGGAGGCGCGCTTACCTCTGCGCGTTTGGTTGCGACTTGTCCCCGTTGCGCTTTGACTTCAAAAAAGATTCCTTCCTGTTCTTTAACCGTGCGAAAACTGGAAATCGGAACTAAACTCACCCCACTGGCTAAAGCCGCTTGCTCCATTTGCTGATAAGCTTGGGCGGCTGCTTTGCGTAACCGATGACTCCCATCGGGGGTAATACTTTCTAACTCTGCGGCGGGAGCTTCTTCGTAGGGGAGATGGCCCAATAAATTGTCCGGTAAGCTTGGGGAGGCTGTTGGGGACGCGGCGGCGCTTGGAGTTGCTGAAGCAGTGGGAGTAGGTGAAGGGGAAGAAGCCGTAGAACTCTTGGGTTCTGGGGTGGGTTCTAACAGAGGAATATAAGCTTTAGGAGAGAGAATTCCAAATTGATAATTAATGGCTAAAGCCGTACAGAATGCAACGACGGCTAACCCCAACATTTTCCAGAAGAGTCCGGGTCTGGGGGACGGTCGGGAGGAAGCCACGGTCACAACGGGGAGATCTCGTATCGCCTCTGGAATCTCTTCTGTTGATCCATCCACGACAGTTTCGGCTTGTTTAGGCAGACTAGAATTCTTCAACGGCTTCACTCCTGCACATCCATTAAAGGCTGAATTTTATAATACTTCATGTTGACGGCTAACCGTCAACCGTTCATGCTCAACAGTCAACACCTAATCTTTATGTCTCATTCTGTAACTCAACTTCTAACACTTTATGAATGGCTAATAGGTGGCGTTTTAATCGGATGGATTTTAGGTCGGAAATTACCCGCTATTGTTCCCTATTATTTAGGAAAAATTTTATATTGGGCAATTGTTCCGATCGCAATTATGGCATTTTTAAGAAAAGCGGATTTATCCGGTTCGATTTGGATTGCTCCCTTAGTGGCTTGGGCTGCTATTTTCCTCGGTGCTGGATTAGCTTGGATGGGGTTACATTGGCAAAGCCGTATTCCTAAATTCAATATTTTACCCCAATCTTTACCTGCTCAAGGCAGTTTTTTATTAGCTTCAATGGTGGGGAATACGGGATATATTGGTTTTCCGGTTAGTTTAGCCTTAGTCGGCCCCCAATATTTCGGTTGGGCGGTGTTTTATGATGGACTAGGAACGGTCATTGGCGCCTATGGATTAGGCGTGGCTTTAGCGGCAAGATTTGGAATGGGAAAACAAGACCCTTGGCAATTAGTTGCAGTATCATTAACGAACCCGGCTTTAATTAGTATGGTGATCGGTTTAATGGTACGAAATATTCCGGTAGCTGATCCGATTGAACAGGGATTAAAGGGAATTGCTTGGGGTAGTGTTGCGTTAACATTAGTCTTGATGGGAATGCGTTTAAGTCAGCTTCATTCTTGGCGCTATTTTCAAACTGCCTCTGTAAGTTTAGGAATTAAAATGTTAATTGTACCTTTGGCATTAGGCTATGGATTAATGCTATTGGGATTAACCGGATCTCCTTTATTAGTTTTAGTGCTTCAAATGGCAACTCCTCCCGCTTTTGCAACCTTAGTTTTAGCTGAAGCCTTTAATTTAGATCGGGAATTAGCGGTTACAAATTTAGCGATGGGTTCTACACTCTTATTATTAACCTTACCTCTGTGGTTATTTTTATTTGGTTAATAAAATTTAGAATGGGGGTTTCTTACTGGGCTTTGGTCTGTCCCCAATACTCGATATAAGAAGTAAAATTTAATCTAAAGTTCTGGAAGCACTAAGCTGAAAAAGCCTATGGAGTGAGAGGATAACGTCACTGGATCATCTGAAGTACGGGAGAACCTCTTTTGTAGTATTTTACTTTTACCTATTTCCTATCGAAATTGGGTTAAAGTAAAGTAATTTAAACTTTAACGAGAGTTTAACTTTTGTGGTATAAAGGCTAAGTAAGGTTAAAATCCCGTGCGTTCCTAACTAGGAATACCCATTTTCATATTTTGAATTGAGATCATGTCGAAACCCAAAATTATTCAAATTGAACCCTGGATTGATGAAAGTGAACTGGTGCAACTTAAACGAGTGATTGAATCGACTTATCTGACCGAGCATAAAATTACCCAAGAATTTGAAGAAGGGATTAAAAGTTTAACGGGAGCAAAATATGCGATCGCTACATCCAATGGAACCACCGCGTTATATTGTGGATTAAAAGCATTAGGGATTGGTTTTGGGGACGAAGTTTTGGTTCCTGATTTAACCTTTGTTGCGTCTTCTAATGCCATTATTATGACCGGAGCAACACCGATATTTTGTGATATTGAAAAAGATAACTTGGGTATAGATATTAGAGAAGCTGAAGCGTTAATAACTGAACGAACAAAAGCCATTATGCCTGTTCATTTATATGGACAAAGTGCAGACATGGAAAAAATTATTGAGTTTGCTACTCGTCACCATTTAAAAGTTATTGAAGATGCCGCTCAATCGATTGGGGTACAGTTTAAAGGGGAGCATATTGGGCTTCGGGGAGATGTGAGTGCCATTTCTTTTTATGGGAATAAAACCATTACCTGTGGTGAAGGCGGCATTATTTTAACCAATAGTGATATTATTGCTCAATCCTGTCGTCGTCTTAAAAATCACGGTCGAGATCATCGGGGAACCTTTGTACATGAACATATTGGGTTTAACTTTTCGATTACGGAAATGCAATCTGCAATTGGAGTTGCTCAGTTACAAAAATTACCTGCCATTATTCAACGCAAACAAGAGATTTATGATCGCTATGTAGCCGGACTAAAAGATATTCCTGAACTGCAAATTATGCCAATTGATTCGCGTTGCGAACCTGTTCATTGGTTTACCTCCTGTTATACCAATCAACGGGCTGAATTAGCCGATTATTTAGCGGAAAATGGCATTCAAACGCGGCGATTTTTCTGTCCATTACATTTACAACCTTGTTATCAAAATCAAGAATGGATGAATCCTGAGCGAAATTATCCTATTAGTGCCCAAGCTTATGAACGGGGCATTTCTTTACCTTCATCTTATGGATTGAAACCGGAAGAACAAAATTATGTGATTGAAAAGATCCGTGAATTTTATTCGGGATCATGAAGGATTATCTTCAATCTTTAGAGGCGGTTATTAATCAATTAACTGGGATTTCTCAAGGGGAAAAACTCGCTCAAGCCTTGATCAAGGATGACAGTTTGATTGATTGGGTAACACCGCAACAAGTCGAAAATATTACTCAAATTCAGGTAACAGCAGGTTATGGCCCGCAAAATTTAGAGGGAGAACTGATTGATACGGATTTTGACACCTATTTAAAAACGGTAATTCAGCCTCAAATTAGCAACGGGATCATCACTGATGGTACTAATCCTAACGACTATGATGATCGTAAAATTCGCTGGTCAGGAGGTGAGATTGCGGGTTATTGGAAACGAGAAGAAGAACGGCTAATCTTAGAGGTGGGGCCAACGACTTATCCCCGTTATCATCAAGATTGTTCTCGGTCTAAACTAGAAGCGTTAAAATTAATGTTGAAGGGGTTACAAATTTATCAAGATCCCTTTGTTTATTTTGCTAGGGCTTTAGCGGTTACTGTGATTCCCATTACCGCCCAAGGTACGGTTTATATTGGGGAACGTGTTGGCAATATTGATCGTCCTGGGTTCCTTAATTTTGTAGCAGGTTTGGCGACATTTAACGAACAAATTGAGCAGATTAATTTTTATCAAGATGCTCAACGAGAATTAAAAGAAGAAGCCAGGATTGATTTGCCATTAGATAAAAGTAATACTCGTTTAATTGGGATGGCGGGAAATCCATTTACCAGCGAAACCGATTTAGTTTTTGCTGTGAATACGGGGATAGATGAAAATCATTTTAAATCTCAGGGTTGGGAAGAACATTTAAGCTTTGTTCGTTTAAGTAATAAAACTGAGGCGGAAAATTTACTCTATGAGGGAATTTTACCCGGACAAAACGATAAAAAAGAAATAATTTATGCGTCTCGTTTCGCTTTGAAATATCTGATTGATGATCATTTTTAACTTTTCTCAGCCCCTTGACCCGTTTTAGCAATATAAATTCCCAGGAGAATCAGGATAAAAGCTAGACAGTTAACGATTCCTAAATGTTCAGCAAAGATTATCCAAGCTAAAATCGCGGTAATCACAGGTTCTAAGAGCAAAAATACAGTCACAAATCCAAAAGATAGGCAAAATAAAGCAATAAATAATAAAATTAAATTCAGGGGTTTGGTTAGAACATTAGGCAGCTTTTGTTCTAGTAATATTATTTTGCTGGTGGTCATCAAAGTAGAGTTTGAGGAAAGGAGAAAATGGGCATAATCTGGGTTAATAACGTCTAGGACTGCTGAGATCACGATTCTGTCATGATTTATTAAGATTAACTCCGATCAGCAGAAAATAACCGAGTTTACGTTTTTTTCATTATATGCTAAAATTCTATTCTTAGCAATCCAACCATTAAACCATAGGGACTTAAAGATAAGACAATGACATCTATTGAATTTCTCTCACCCATCTTCTCCGTTGCTAACTTACCCCTTTTAAGCCAATTAGATGCTTTACCTTCTATCTCGTCTAACTGGCTATTTCTCGTGGTTGTAGTCGTTCTGGTTTTACTGGTTTATTTTTTAAATAAAAATCAAGTAAAAGCCGTTCAAAATATCTCTGAACAAGCTCTACAAATTCAAAGTAAAGTTATCGATCAGGTTCAAGACCAGACTACAGAAATGGCTGCTGTGGCTCAAGAAAAAATCAATCTAATTCTTGAGGAATATCAAAAATTTCTCCCTTATGCAGAACAATTGGGATTGAAAGTAGATAGTTTTAGTATTGAAGCTGGAGTTTTGCCACAAATTAAAACTTCTTTGCGAGGATCGATTGATAACATCAAAAATGAGATGATTGAAAAGATTAAGTTAGAAAACAGCAATAATAAATTGTTGGTTGCTGTTCTCAACGCTATTTTATTAGCGAAGAAATGTAATGATAAGCTGGAAAGCGTTTATATTTCGATTTTTAAAGATATCATTATTGATATCAAATTAGGGCTGCCTCCTGCTATTTCCGTTCGGTTTCAATAGGGCTAATCCGTTAACTCTCCCTGAGATAACACTCACCATCTAGGTTTTAGGGAGAGTTAGTAATCCTGATCTTGTTTGTTGTCGCCAACAGTAAGATTGATACTCCAAAGGGAAGAGATACCCGATTAATTAAATGACGCTCAAACCCAAATAATAACGTTAATATTTTATTAATCAATAGGGGAGGTAAAGCTTGTTCATTCCCGCCTTTATTCAATAAATTTTGCAGCCGTCCGACTCCAGCAATTAAAGGAAATAAGATAAAATTAAAATAATTAACAGTATTAATTTTATATCCGGCAGAACTGACAATGAAACGTAAATTTTCTAACGTGTATCTGCGTTTATGATGAAGCAATTCATCTCGTTTAGTCCACAGCCAAGGAAAGGCTGGAACTGTAATTAATAAATAGCCAGAGGGTTTAAGTTTTGTCGATAAGGCTTGTAAAGAAGCTTGATCTTCTTGCAAATGTTCCAAAACATCTAACAACACGATGAGATCAAACTTTTGATCAGGAAAGGGAAGATGATTCGGTAAACAACCGGGTTCAATTTTTCCGATTTGAAGGGTACTGGCAAAAGTTCGGGCATCCTCATCTAATTCCATCCCATAAACTTGTCCATAACGACTGAGTAACGCTAAATTGCCGCCCGTCCCACACCCCGCTTCAAAAATTTCGGCATCTTTCGGTAAATTTAATCTTTTCAGCACTTGTTCAATAATAGAGCGACGGGCTACAAACCACCAATGTTTGTCTTCGACCTCCATCATTTCTTGATACATTTGAGATTCCATTTCTACATCCCCCATTGAGGTTAAAACTTGTACTTATTGTACTAATACTTGTTGCTCAACTTTGCTATTAGAATCTTCGGGTGTTTCTGGCAGAAAACCATTAGATTGTAAAGCATAGAGGACGCGATAATGGCTATTAGAATTAGCTAATAAAGTTTCTTGGCTTCCTTCCTCAATAATCTTACCCTGAGAAAAAACTAAAATACGGTCAACGGCTTGGATCGTAGAAAGTCTATGGGCAATAATAATTGTTGTGCGCCCCGCCATCAGATTATTAAGTGCTTTTTGAATCAGAATTTCGGAAACAGAATCTAAACTACTGGTGGCTTCATCCAGAATCAGAATAGGGGAATTGATCAAAATGGCGCGAGCGATCGCAATTCGTTGGTGCTCACCCCCGGAAAGTTTAGTTCCCCGCTCACCCACTTGGGTTTCATAACCCTCCGGTAGGCCCATAATAAAGTCATGAGCATAAGCTTGGCGGGCGGCTTGTTCAATTTCATCTTGTGTCGCATCCGGTTTACCATAACCAATATTTTCCGCAATCGAGCGATGGAATAGAATGGGCTCTTGGGGCACAACGGCGATCGCAGACCGTAAACTTTGCTTGGTTATATTTTGAATATTCTGACCATCAATGGTGATCTGACCATTTTCGATATCGTAGAGGCGCTGAAGTAATTTCATAAAGGTACTTTTGCCACTTCCTGAATGTCCCACCAAAGCCACTTTTTCACCCCCAGCAATGGTGACAGACAAATTTTCATAGATGGGTGTGGTTTGATTTTTATACCGAAATGTCACCTGATCAAACGCAATTGATCCGTCCTTAATTTCTAACGCAACGGCTTCTGGACTGTCTACAATTTGGGCATCGACTTCATCCAAATTGATCAATCCTTGAAGATCAATCATGGATTTTTGTAGCAAGCGAAGATCATTTCCAACGGTGGTCATTTGACCTTGCGCCATCTGAAAACTGGTGAGAATAGTAATCACATCCCCAGGGGTGCGAATGCCTTTAAACCATAACCAAATGGAAAGACCAATAATGACCACTTCCATCACCCAAAGTAAAAGATTTTGGGCTGAAAAAGCCGTTTCAATTCGCCACCACACTCGTTGACTTTTATCTCGCCAGGTTTCTGCTATTTCTTCAAATTTTTGGCTTTCATAATCTTCGGTAGCAAAAAACTTAACCACACTGTTACAGATAACAACATCCGATAAACTACCATTGAGATCCGTATCTATTTGATTAAATTCTTCAAAACCTTGAGCTAAATAATGAGTTGATAAATTATAAGTGACCAACAAGAATAATCCGAAACCTACAAATCCAGTTACTCCAATCCAAAAACCATTAATAAAAAAAATAACAATTAAAGAAACCATCATCAAGAGGCTGGGATAAACTGACATCGATAAGGTATTACTTAACTGGTCAAATCCCCAAATTCCTCGGTTAATATTTCTAATCACACTCCCAGAAAAATTATCAATATGCCATTCTGTACTGAAATGTTGGACTTTATCAAAAGATTCAGTGATAATTTTCTTCATCACTTGTGTCGCCGTATTACTTAGCACCGCAGCCGCACCAATTCGGCAAAGATAAGAAGTAAGTTTAGCTGCACCTAGATACGCACAAATAAAGACGGGTACTGTCCATGTCTCTATGGAATAACTAAAACTATTAACTAACTTCCCCGTCAAAACCGGAACTAACGCTTGTAAAATTGTCTGAACTGTCATCAAAAACAGCAACAATAAAATAGCATAGCGATATTCAGAACAGTAACGCCAAATAAACTTTAAAGTTAAGACAAAACTAGATTTTAAAGGTTGATTTTCCATTGGCTTTTCAAGATTGCTTACTGTTTTACAGTAACCTTAATATATCATATTATAGATGATAGCATCAAGATTAAACCAGACAAAATTCTCTCAGGATCAGTCAATATGGGAATATTAAGGTTGTATTTAGCGTTATGCGTTGTAGCTGCTCATGTATCATTGGATATTAATCCTAATGGTTTAGAAAATCAATCCCATCTTGTATTTCCGTGGGTTATGCTTGATGGTGCTGAAGCCGTAGAAATATTTTTTATGATTTCGGGTTTTTATATGGCAATGATTTTACCTAAATATTCTAATGTAGTCGAATTTTATTGGAGCAGATTTTTGCGGATTTTTATTCCCTATTGGTTAATTGGTAGCCTGATTATAACCGTTAGTTTAATATTCGGTATTGTGTGGGGAGAATGGTTAGAATTAGAGCCATTTGTCAATTTTTCCTTTTCAGACAATAGTATAGTTAATGTATTATTAATAAGTTTTGCAACTTTTTCTAATTTAATCATTTTATTTCAGAACTGGTTTATTGTTTTAAACTATGATTTACCTTCATCATTCGGTATTAGTCCTAATATTTTCGAGACTCAGTATCCTCTGGTTGAATATTTACTTGACCCTGTTGCCTGGTCAATGGCTATTGAATTAATATTTTATTTTTTAGCTCC contains:
- a CDS encoding DegT/DnrJ/EryC1/StrS family aminotransferase, producing the protein MSKPKIIQIEPWIDESELVQLKRVIESTYLTEHKITQEFEEGIKSLTGAKYAIATSNGTTALYCGLKALGIGFGDEVLVPDLTFVASSNAIIMTGATPIFCDIEKDNLGIDIREAEALITERTKAIMPVHLYGQSADMEKIIEFATRHHLKVIEDAAQSIGVQFKGEHIGLRGDVSAISFYGNKTITCGEGGIILTNSDIIAQSCRRLKNHGRDHRGTFVHEHIGFNFSITEMQSAIGVAQLQKLPAIIQRKQEIYDRYVAGLKDIPELQIMPIDSRCEPVHWFTSCYTNQRAELADYLAENGIQTRRFFCPLHLQPCYQNQEWMNPERNYPISAQAYERGISLPSSYGLKPEEQNYVIEKIREFYSGS
- a CDS encoding NUDIX hydrolase, whose translation is MKDYLQSLEAVINQLTGISQGEKLAQALIKDDSLIDWVTPQQVENITQIQVTAGYGPQNLEGELIDTDFDTYLKTVIQPQISNGIITDGTNPNDYDDRKIRWSGGEIAGYWKREEERLILEVGPTTYPRYHQDCSRSKLEALKLMLKGLQIYQDPFVYFARALAVTVIPITAQGTVYIGERVGNIDRPGFLNFVAGLATFNEQIEQINFYQDAQRELKEEARIDLPLDKSNTRLIGMAGNPFTSETDLVFAVNTGIDENHFKSQGWEEHLSFVRLSNKTEAENLLYEGILPGQNDKKEIIYASRFALKYLIDDHF
- a CDS encoding ABC transporter ATP-binding protein is translated as MENQPLKSSFVLTLKFIWRYCSEYRYAILLLLFLMTVQTILQALVPVLTGKLVNSFSYSIETWTVPVFICAYLGAAKLTSYLCRIGAAAVLSNTATQVMKKIITESFDKVQHFSTEWHIDNFSGSVIRNINRGIWGFDQLSNTLSMSVYPSLLMMVSLIVIFFINGFWIGVTGFVGFGLFLLVTYNLSTHYLAQGFEEFNQIDTDLNGSLSDVVICNSVVKFFATEDYESQKFEEIAETWRDKSQRVWWRIETAFSAQNLLLWVMEVVIIGLSIWLWFKGIRTPGDVITILTSFQMAQGQMTTVGNDLRLLQKSMIDLQGLINLDEVDAQIVDSPEAVALEIKDGSIAFDQVTFRYKNQTTPIYENLSVTIAGGEKVALVGHSGSGKSTFMKLLQRLYDIENGQITIDGQNIQNITKQSLRSAIAVVPQEPILFHRSIAENIGYGKPDATQDEIEQAARQAYAHDFIMGLPEGYETQVGERGTKLSGGEHQRIAIARAILINSPILILDEATSSLDSVSEILIQKALNNLMAGRTTIIIAHRLSTIQAVDRILVFSQGKIIEEGSQETLLANSNSHYRVLYALQSNGFLPETPEDSNSKVEQQVLVQ
- a CDS encoding leucine-rich repeat domain-containing protein, with amino-acid sequence MIKFININPYKIALNFLIFLLPLNPALASENAVQPLNNFETICLNQNNLNLETQKTLDLLLEISQTKDCKIANKILSQLIQLNLSGYQIKDLSLLSSFSQLQFLYLSGNQISDLTPLANLKNLKVLALDVNQIHDLTPLSSLIALETLILDTNKITDLTSLKNLTRLKSLVLFDNQIQDITPLQSLVTLKKLSLQGNQISDITPLHPLTKLSYLALYDNQIADLTPLSSLTHLKQLLLFNNQIADLTPLASLTDLNQLTLFDNQISDLRPLATLTNLTELYIGNNPISDLTPLQALTNLKILSLFNTSVSNLAPLQSLTQLITLDLYNTKVSDSRPLQSLTNLTGLDLRGNPLTERACPVKTTLTCRF
- a CDS encoding class I SAM-dependent methyltransferase; this encodes MESQMYQEMMEVEDKHWWFVARRSIIEQVLKRLNLPKDAEIFEAGCGTGGNLALLSRYGQVYGMELDEDARTFASTLQIGKIEPGCLPNHLPFPDQKFDLIVLLDVLEHLQEDQASLQALSTKLKPSGYLLITVPAFPWLWTKRDELLHHKRRYTLENLRFIVSSAGYKINTVNYFNFILFPLIAGVGRLQNLLNKGGNEQALPPLLINKILTLLFGFERHLINRVSLPFGVSILLLATTNKIRITNSP
- a CDS encoding M15 family metallopeptidase; this encodes MKNSSLPKQAETVVDGSTEEIPEAIRDLPVVTVASSRPSPRPGLFWKMLGLAVVAFCTALAINYQFGILSPKAYIPLLEPTPEPKSSTASSPSPTPTASATPSAAASPTASPSLPDNLLGHLPYEEAPAAELESITPDGSHRLRKAAAQAYQQMEQAALASGVSLVPISSFRTVKEQEGIFFEVKAQRGQVATKRAEVSAPPGYSEHHTGYAIDIGDGNMPSTNLNVSFEQTQAFQWLKDNAAFYSFELSFPKDNPQGVSYEPWHWRFVGDRQSLETFYKARKLKKS
- a CDS encoding ATP-dependent Zn protease, whose protein sequence is MRTTSLNLIAISVFCITLSALLSPVFNISPFIPASVTCFLLGVATLDVFQFQGQGANLLVDWLAGTSASTRERILHHEAGHFLVAYLMEIPIQGYALNGWEAFKQGLKAQGGVQFADQRLWEQLQQGQLSSRVLDRYCTVWMAGIAAETLVFQKAEGGQEDREKITAIWTQLNRPMSEAKVKERWAILQAKTLIQNHETTYYRLVEAMKNRASVEECYQIIKVED
- a CDS encoding cofactor assembly of complex C subunit B, which codes for MMIPVIPSTFVLTLLLAIGLFFFVRASTKDRTQQEKLMAEQEADSLLTQIQQYFAARAYRVTKLNREDNQITFEGLVRPSWFLAIFLTLLTAVGLLCLGLVLSMAIPNLGELFWGLVLLSPLAGWFYWKGAKRPEKVSLKLDAVLGQGNQTQSLITVTAHRDELATLKQALHLKPCE
- a CDS encoding AEC family transporter codes for the protein MSHSVTQLLTLYEWLIGGVLIGWILGRKLPAIVPYYLGKILYWAIVPIAIMAFLRKADLSGSIWIAPLVAWAAIFLGAGLAWMGLHWQSRIPKFNILPQSLPAQGSFLLASMVGNTGYIGFPVSLALVGPQYFGWAVFYDGLGTVIGAYGLGVALAARFGMGKQDPWQLVAVSLTNPALISMVIGLMVRNIPVADPIEQGLKGIAWGSVALTLVLMGMRLSQLHSWRYFQTASVSLGIKMLIVPLALGYGLMLLGLTGSPLLVLVLQMATPPAFATLVLAEAFNLDRELAVTNLAMGSTLLLLTLPLWLFLFG
- a CDS encoding PadR family transcriptional regulator, whose protein sequence is MTFEEIYQFFQEPPPIYLNKELAVCYILSVFLRGDSYGTELIERLEQEYSAYRLSDTVLYSALKFLEKQGTITGYWQKVEGRGRPRRMYQIIPEYKTQAQELARLWHEYTTRRDKFV
- a CDS encoding EamA family transporter, giving the protein MTTSKIILLEQKLPNVLTKPLNLILLFIALFCLSFGFVTVFLLLEPVITAILAWIIFAEHLGIVNCLAFILILLGIYIAKTGQGAEKS